In one Burkholderiales bacterium genomic region, the following are encoded:
- a CDS encoding sigma-70 family RNA polymerase sigma factor yields the protein MSPTKASPAFDYESALRACARDERIALRQIYEHEASRLIGVAYRIVRRREIANEVVHDAFLQLWQGADTFDPRRGSARGWIFSVVRHRALNTLRKSSRETPVDEAMLEKTPDEAAGPLENLARLNDARALHHCLSQLDAQKRDSILLAYVDGYSHSQIAARLNAPLGTVKAWIRRGLLALRECLT from the coding sequence GTCTCCGGCTTTCGATTACGAATCGGCGCTGCGCGCCTGCGCCCGCGACGAACGCATCGCGCTTCGGCAAATTTACGAGCACGAGGCGAGCCGTTTGATCGGCGTCGCCTATCGCATCGTGCGCCGGCGCGAAATCGCCAACGAAGTCGTGCACGACGCTTTTCTGCAACTCTGGCAGGGGGCGGACACCTTCGATCCGCGGCGCGGTTCGGCGCGCGGCTGGATATTCAGCGTCGTCCGCCATCGCGCGCTGAATACGCTGCGGAAGTCGTCGCGCGAAACCCCGGTCGATGAAGCCATGCTCGAAAAAACGCCGGACGAAGCCGCCGGGCCGCTGGAAAACCTGGCGCGGCTGAACGACGCAAGAGCCCTGCACCATTGCCTTTCGCAACTCGATGCGCAAAAGCGCGACAGCATCCTGCTCGCTTATGTGGACGGCTATTCGCATAGCCAGATCGCGGCGCGCTTGAACGCGCCGCTCGGCACCGTGAAGGCGTGGATACGGCGCGGCTTGCTCGCGCTACGGGAATGCCTCACATGA